A window of Thermosynechococcus sp. NK55a contains these coding sequences:
- a CDS encoding cytochrome ubiquinol oxidase subunit I: MTLDSLDTVVLSRWQFALTAIFHMLWPVLTTGMSIYLVIIEGLWLKTKNLTYYHHARFWSKLYVLNFGIGVASGLPMAFQFGLNWAPFSESVGDFFGTVLGFEATMAFMLEASFLGIMIFGWQRVPPVMHWISTICVAFGANLSTFWILSANSWLQTPAGGVFVEGKFRVQDYFQAIANPFMVKSFAHMFFATLETSLFVIGGISAWYLLQNRLPNFFTKSLKVVLVMALVIAPLQVFVGHLSAEQVYHYQPAKLAAMEALWETVPAGTPADWSVIALPNEAAEINTFEVKLPALLSYLLELKPKLDAPILGLKEWAPSDRPHLVGLIYYSFRLMVAIGLYLAALAIVTIFVWWRTGLEGDRLRNYKWLWWGWIFAGPLGYLAVEAGWIVRCVGRQPWIVYGQLRTAEAASDLPPQVVLFSLSGLVALYTIFFFAALFFGSRIIQKGPNVALPVPGQANAEELEIRIKLAHHQPDRRPLEPQQ, encoded by the coding sequence GACACTGGATAGCCTCGATACCGTTGTTCTCTCCCGTTGGCAGTTTGCCCTCACGGCCATTTTCCATATGCTCTGGCCAGTCTTGACGACGGGCATGAGTATTTATCTGGTCATCATTGAGGGGCTGTGGCTGAAAACCAAGAACCTGACCTACTATCACCATGCTCGCTTTTGGTCAAAGCTATATGTCCTCAACTTTGGCATTGGCGTGGCTTCGGGGTTGCCAATGGCCTTTCAGTTTGGCCTGAACTGGGCGCCCTTCTCTGAATCCGTAGGGGACTTCTTTGGTACCGTTTTGGGCTTTGAGGCCACCATGGCCTTCATGCTGGAAGCCAGCTTCTTGGGCATTATGATTTTTGGCTGGCAACGGGTACCCCCGGTGATGCACTGGATTTCGACCATCTGTGTTGCCTTTGGTGCCAACCTCTCTACCTTCTGGATTCTCTCGGCCAACTCATGGCTCCAGACCCCTGCCGGGGGCGTGTTTGTCGAGGGTAAATTCCGTGTTCAGGACTACTTCCAAGCGATCGCCAACCCCTTCATGGTCAAGAGTTTTGCCCACATGTTCTTTGCCACCCTTGAAACATCGCTTTTTGTGATTGGTGGCATTAGTGCTTGGTATTTGCTGCAAAACCGCCTGCCCAATTTCTTTACCAAATCCCTGAAGGTGGTGTTGGTCATGGCCTTGGTGATTGCCCCTCTACAGGTGTTTGTCGGCCACCTCAGTGCTGAGCAGGTCTATCACTACCAACCAGCCAAATTAGCCGCCATGGAGGCCCTCTGGGAAACTGTGCCAGCGGGTACCCCCGCAGACTGGAGTGTGATTGCCTTACCCAACGAGGCGGCAGAAATCAATACCTTTGAAGTGAAGCTCCCTGCTCTGTTGAGCTATCTACTGGAACTGAAGCCCAAGTTAGACGCCCCCATTCTCGGCTTGAAGGAGTGGGCACCCAGCGATCGCCCCCACCTGGTTGGCCTGATTTACTATTCCTTTCGACTGATGGTGGCCATTGGTCTGTACCTCGCTGCCCTGGCAATTGTCACGATTTTTGTTTGGTGGCGCACGGGTCTTGAGGGCGATCGCCTGCGCAATTACAAATGGCTCTGGTGGGGCTGGATTTTTGCGGGGCCCTTGGGGTACCTTGCGGTCGAAGCGGGCTGGATTGTGCGCTGTGTCGGGCGTCAACCGTGGATTGTCTATGGTCAGCTGCGAACAGCTGAAGCCGCTTCCGATTTACCCCCCCAAGTGGTGCTCTTTTCCCTCAGCGGCTTAGTTGCCCTCTACACCATTTTCTTCTTTGCGGCTCTTTTCTTTGGCAGTCGCATCATCCAAAAAGGCCCCAACGTTGCTTTACCAGTACCCGGCCAAGCCAATGCGGAAGAACTGGAAATTCGCATCAAATTGGCCCACCACCAACCCGATCGCCGTCCCCTAGAACCCCAGCAATAA